One genomic window of Cheilinus undulatus linkage group 7, ASM1832078v1, whole genome shotgun sequence includes the following:
- the bend5 gene encoding BEN domain-containing protein 5: MYAFVRFFEDDMCYALPVSNVEDFRPLHKTDFDNQKVYLVHRTEENGSAGQPCEAQILALADTVEEFEDSIMQKKMKIPKMSIKNSGNSIENNFGEERMPLRHKKALSQDHGRPLSNSSKSLAAVVARLERNAASSCMEGEEDLEEDRLAEEGEDADDEDEDMEAEHQQHHHQQQQQHLEVDTDCVSGVAAAVVPRVLYEELVHSYRQQEEEMRRLQQELERTRRQLVQQAKKLKEYGSLLTEVKELRDFNRRLQDVLLMRLGSEPMHDNGTQTIKAEVVEPIVEVQETCREEANTSSSYSPSPRTVYTCNDGKVHLGGGIWVEEEKWHQLQRTQGDSKFTKNLAVMIWGTETLKNRSVTGVATKKKKDALPKPPLSPSKLKIVRECLYDRVSQETADTAEITQRLSKVNKYICEKIMDINKSIKNEERRESKLLIRQTVKMENFTYDGM; this comes from the exons ATGTATGCTTTTGTTAGGTTCTTTGAAGACGATATGTGCTACGCGTTGCCCGTTTCAAATGTGGAAGATTTCAGACCTCTGCACAAAACAGATTTTGATAATCAGAAGGTGTATCTGGTTCACAGAACTGAAGAGAATGGCAGCGCAGGCCAGCCGTGCGAAGCACAGATCCTTGCCCTTGCAG ATACAGTAGAGGAGTTTGAAGACAGTATAATGCAAAAGAAGATGAAAATTCCCAAGATGTCCATCAAGAATTCAGGAAACTCAATAGAGAACAATTTTGGAGAGGAGAGAATGCCACTCAGACATAAAAAG GCCCTATCTCAGGACCATGGACGCCCCCTTTCCAACTCTTCCAAGAGCCTGGCAGCAGTAGTGGCTCGCTTGGAGAGAAATGCAGCCAGCTCCTGTATGGAGGGCGAAGAGGATCTGGAAGAGGACCGGCTGGCTGAGGAGGGAGAGGATGCAGATGACGAAGATGAAGATATGGAGGCAGAGCATCAGCAACACCatcaccagcagcagcaacagcatttGGAGGTGGACACGGATTGTGTGTCCGGGGTAGCTGCCGCAGTGGTTCCAAGAGTCCTGTACGAGGAGCTGGTTCATAGCTACAGGcaacaggaggaggagatgaggaggctgcagcaggagctggagAGAACCCGCAGGCAGCTGGTGCAGCAGGCCAAGAAGCTGAAGGAATATGGCAGCTTGCTGACAGAAGTTAAAGAACTGAGGGACTTCAACAGGAGGCTGCAAGATGTACTTCTCATGAGACTTGGCAGTG AGCCTATGCATGATAATGGCACTCAGACAATCAAGGCGGAGGTGGTTGAACCCATTGTTGAGGTCCAGGAGACATGCAGAGAAGAAGCCAACACCAGTTCCAGCTATTCACCTTCACCTAGAACAGTATACACCTGCAATGATGGAAAG GTACATCTTGGTGGAGGGATCTGGGTAGAGGAGGAGAAATGGCACCAGCTGCAGCGCACCCAGGGAGACTCCAAGTTCACAAAGAACCTGGCTGTCATGATCTGGGGCACAGAAACCCTCAAGAATCGTAGTGTCACTGGAGTAGCTaccaaaaagaagaaagacGCTCTGCCCAAACCTCCGCTGTCACCAAGCAAACTGAAAATCGTCAGAG AGTGTCTCTACGACAGAGTGTCTCAAGAGACAGCTGACACTGCAGAGATTACGCAGAGATTGTCCAAAGTGAACAAATACATTTGTGAAAAGATTATGGACATCAACAAGTCCATCAAGAACGAGGAGCGGCGGGAGTCCAAGCTGCTCATCAGACAGACAGTCAAGATGGAGAACTTCACCTACGATGGCATGTAG